The sequence below is a genomic window from Streptomyces sp. NBC_00582.
GCGACCTCCACCCTCCCCGCCGTCCTCCTCGGCGGCGAGGTGGGGGACGACCAGGACGGGGCGTACGAGAAGTGGCGCGGGGCGCTGCAACTCCCCACCGTCCGGGGCCTGGTGGTCGGCCGTTCGCTGCTGTACCCGGCGGACGGGGACGTCGCCGCCGCCGTGGACACCGCCGTAGGACTGCTGTGAGGGCCGCATGAGCAACGACCTGTACGTGCCGAAGGGCACCACCGCCGACGCCGACCACGTCCTCGCCATCGACCCCGAGCGGGCCGGCTGGACCTACAGCAGTCTGCGGATCATCGCACTGGAACCGGGCGGCAGCCACACGCTCACCACCGGTGACAGCGAGTGGATCGTGCTTCCGCTCGAAGGCGGATGTACCGTGCAAACAGACGAGAACGAGTTCCAACTCCTGGGCAGGGAAAGCGTGTTCGCGTCGGTCACCGACTTCGCGTACGTTCCCCGCGACGCCCGGGTCACGATCGCCTCCGGCGCGGGAGGCCGCTTCGCCCTGGCAGGAGCGAAGTGCGAGCGACAACTCCCCGCCCGCTACGGCCCCGCGCCGGAGGTTCCCGTCGAAGAGCGCGGCAGCGGCACCCAGTCGCGGCACGTCCGCAACTTCGCCTCCGCCGACGCCTTCGACTGCGACAAGCTGATCGCCGTCGAGGTGATCACCCCCGGCGGCAACTGGTCCTCGTACCCGCCGCACAAGCACGACGAGCACCGGCCGGGCGAGGAGGCCGAGCTCGAGGAGATCTACTACTTCGAGATCGACGGCCCGCACGGCTTCGGCTACCAGCGCGTGTCCCCCTCCCGCGAGGGCGGCTCCGACGTGCTCGCCGAGGTCCGTTCCGGTGACGCCGTCCTCGTCCCCGACGGGTGGCACGGCCCGTCGATCGCCCAGCCCGGCCACGCCATGTACTACCTGAACGTCATGGCAGGCCCGGGAGAGACCCGCGAGTGGCGGATCTGCTTCCACCCGGACCACACGGAGGGTTACCGATGACCACCAGGCTTACGGTCGCCCAGGCGCTCGTCCGCTTCCTCGCCGCCCAGTACACCGAACGCGACGGCCACCGGCAGCGGCTGATCTCCGCCACCTGGGGCATCTTCGGCCACGGCAACGTGGCAGGGCTCGGCCAGGCGCTGATCGAGTACGGCGACGACATGCCGTTCCACCAGGGCCGCAACGAGCAGTCCATGGTGCACGCGGCGGTCGGCTACGCCCGCCAGTCGAACCGGCTCTCCACCCACGCGGTGACGACGTCCATCGGCCCCGGCGCGACCAACCTGGTCACCGGCGCCGCCCTGGCCACCGTCAACCACCTCCCGGTCCTGCTGCTGCCCGGCGACATCTTCGCGACCCGCGTCGCCGACCCGGTGCTCCAGCAGCTCGAGGTGCCGTACGCGGGCGACGTGTCGGTCAACGACTCGCTGCGCCCGGTGTCGAAGTACTTCGACCGGGTCACCCGCCCGGAGGCCCTGATCCCGGCCGCCCTGCAGGCCATGCGGGTGCTCACCGACCCGGTGGAGACGGGCGCGGTCACCCTCGCCATGCCGCAGGACGTCCAGGCCGAGGCGTACGACTGGCCGGACGAGTTCTTCGCCGAGCGCACCTGGGTCGTCCGACGACCGGGCGCCGACCCGACCGAGCTCGCCGAGGCGGTCCGGGTGATCCGCTCGGCGCGGCGCCCGCTGATCGTCGCGGGCGGCGGTGTCCACCACAGCCGCGCCGAGGAGGCCCTCGCCGAGTTCGCCGAGGCCACCGGCATCCCGGTCTCCTCCACCCAGGCCGGCAAGGGTTCCCTGCGCTACGACCACCCCCAGGACGTGGGCGGCGTCGGCCACACCGGCACCGCGACCGCCGACGAACTCGCCCGCACCGCGGACCTGGTCATCGGCGTCGGCACCCGCTACACCGACTTCACGACCGCCTCCAACACCCTGTTCCAGGGCGACGGCGTCCGCTTCCTCAACCTCAACATCGCCTCCTTCGACGGCCACAAGCTCTCCGGCACCCCGCTGATCGCGGACGCCCGCAGCGGCCTCCAGGAGCTGACCGAGGCCCTCCAGATGCACGGCCACCGCGTCGCGGACGCGTACGTCGCCGAGTACACGGAGGACAAGGAGCGCTGGGAGCAGCGCGTCGACGCCTGCTACGAGGCCGACGAGCCCGACGTGCGCCCGACGCAGCCGCAGGTCCTCGGCGCGCTCGACGCCCTCGCCGACGAGTCGGACGTGATCATCAACGCGGCCGGTTCGCTCCCCGGCGATCTGCACAAGCTGTGGCGGGCCCGCTCCCGGGACCAGTACCACCTGGAGTACGGCTACTCCTGCATGGGCTACGAGATCCCCGCGGCCATCGGAGTGAAGATGGCCGCGCCCGAGCGGAACGTCTGGGCGCTGGTCGGCGACGGCACGTATCTGATGATGCCGACGGAGATCGTGACGGCCGTGCAGGAGGGGATCGCGATCAAGATCCTGCTCGTGCAGAACCACGGCTACGCCTCGATCGGCGGGCTCTCGGAGTCCGTCGGCGGCGAGCGGTTCGGCACCGCCTACCGCTTCACCTCGGAGGACGGCACCTTCACGGGTGCGCCGCTCCCCGTCGACCTGGCCGCCAACGTGGCGAGCCTCGGCATGCGCGTCCTGCGCGCGAAAACCGTCCGCGAGCTGCGCGAGGCCCTCGCCGAGGCGCGCGCCGCCGACACTCCCACTTGTGTCTACGTGGAGACCGAAACGGCCGACACTGTGTCGGGCCCGCCGCCCGCGCAGGCCTGGTGGGATGTACCTGTCGCCGAGACCGCGACCCGACCGTCCGCGGTGAAGGCTCGAGAGCTGTACGAACGGCACGTCTCCACCCGACGCCGCCATCTGTGAAGGAGTACTCGGTCATGACGAAGATCGTCAACCACTGGATCGGCGGCAAGACCGTCGAAGGCGCGTCGGGCACGTTCGGTCCGGTCACGGACCCGGCGACCGGCGCGGTCACCACCAAGGTCGCGTTCGCGACGGTCGACGAGGTCGACGCCGCGGTCGCGGCCGCCAAGGACGCCTACGTCTCCTGGGGCCAGTCCTCGCTGGCCAGGCGCACGGAGATCCTGTTCCGCTTCCGTGCCCTGCTGGACGCCAACCGTGACGCCATCGCCGAGCTGATCACCGCCGAGCACGGCAAGGTGCACAGCGACGCGCTCGGTGAGGTCGCCCGCGGCCTGGAGATCGTGGACCTGGCCTGCGGCATCAACGTGCAGCTGAAGGGTGAGCTGTCCACGCAGGTCGCGAGCCGGGTGGACGTCTCCTCCATCCGCCAGCCGCTGGGTGTGGTCGCCGGCATCACGCCGTTCAACTTCCCCGCGATGGTCCCGATGTGGATGTTCCCGATCGCCATCGCGACCGGCAACACCTTCGTGCTCAAGCCGTCCGAGAAGGACCCCTCGGCATCCATCAAGATCGCCGAGCTGCTCGCCGAGGCCGGTCTGCCGGACGGTGTCTTCAACGTCGTCCACGGCGACAAGGTGGCGGTCGACCGCCTCCTGGAGCACCCGGACGTCAAGGCCGTCTCCTTCGTCGGCTCGACCCCGATCGCCCGCTACATCCACACCACGGCCTCCGCGAACCACAAGCGCGTCCAGGCCCTGGGCGGCGCCAAGAACCACATGCTGGTCCTGCCGGACGCCGACCTGGACGCGGCCGCCGACGCCGCCGTCTCGGCCGCCTACGGCTCGGCCGGCGAGCGCTGCATGGCGATCTCGGCCGTGGTCGCGGTCGGCGCCATCGGCGACGAGCTGGTGGAGAAGATCCGCGAGCGCGCCGAGAAGATCAAGATCGGCCCCGGCAACGACCCCACCTCCGAGATGGGCCCGCTGATCACGAAGGTGCACCGCGACAAGGTGGCCTCGTACGTCACGGGCGCGGCGGCGGAGGGCGCCGAGGTGGTCCTCGACGGCACCGGCTTCACGGTGGACGGCTTCGAGGACGGTCACTGGATCGGCATCTCCCTGCTCGACAAGGTGCCGACGTCCGCAAAGGCCTACCAGGACGAGATCTTCGGCCCCGTGCTGTGCGTGCTCCGCGTGGACACGTACGAGGAGGGCGTGGCCCTCATCAACAGCTCCCCGTTCGGCAACGGCACCGCGATCTTCACCCGGGACGGCGGCGCCGCCCGCCGCTTCCAGCTGGAGGTCGAGGCCGGCATGGTCGGCGTGAACGTCCCGATCCCGGTCCCCGTCGGCTACCACAGCTTCGGCGGCTGGAAGGACTCGCTCTTCGGCGACCACCACATCTACGGCAACGACGGCACGCACTTCTACACCCGCGGCAAGGTCGTCACCACCCGCTGGCCCGACCCGGCCGACGCCCCGGCGGGCGTGGACCTGGGCTTCCCGCGCAACCACTGACGCCGGCTCCCGGGGCCGTCCGCATCGCGGACGGCCCCGTTTTTTGTGCCGCGCCCGCTACGGTTCCCGTACGTCACCGGAAACCGGAATGTGCGGCCAAGACTGCTGTTTACGCAACCCGAACCGTATTCGATCTACGGATTTCGCAGGCAAACACCTATTGACGTGCTGGTTTCGTCGGGGTTCGATGCAGCGCAATCTGTTGAACGAGTCGATCGGAACCGCCGCATGACCGACACGCTCCGCCCTGCCGAGACGGCCCTCCCCGAGGCGCCCGGCAGCCCCCAGAAGCTCAAGCGCTCCATCGGAGTCGTCGGCGGCACCCTCCTCACCCTGTCCTGCGTGACCCCCGCCTCCACCCTCTTCGTGGTCGTCCCGGACCTCTTCGGCTCGCTCGGCACCGCGACCGCCCTCACCATCGCGATCGGCTCCCTGCTCTGTATCGCCGTGGCGTTCTGCTACTCCGAGCTGGGCACCCTCATCCCCAGCGCGGGCGGCGAGTACGCCATGGTCTCGACGATGGCCGGACGCCTCGCCGGCTGGCTCGTCTTCGTCCTCTCCCTGCTGGTCGTGATGATCGTCCCGCCGGTGATCGCGATGGGCACCGCCGACTACCTCGCCCCGGTCGTCCACCTCGACCCCTCGCTCGCCGGCGCCGGCGTCATGCTCCTGGCCACCCTCGCCGGCCTCCTCGACCTGCGGGCCAACGCCTGGATCACCGGCGTCTTCCTGGTCCTGGAGGTCATCGCCGCGGCCGTCGTGGCCGTCCTGGGCTTCGCGCACGGCCACCGGGGCGCGGGCAGCCTGGTCTCGATGCAGGTCGCGGACGGCCACGGCGGCACCGACACCGTCACCGCCATGCTGGTCGTCTCCGGACTCGCCATCGCCCTCTTCGTCACCCAGGGCTTCTCGACCGCCGTCTACCTCTCCGAGGAGCTGGAGCACCCGCGCCGCAACGTCGCCCGCACGGTCCTCGCCACCCTCGCCATCTCCTCCGTGATCATCCTGGTCCCGGTCGTCGCCATCACCTTCGGCGCCTCCGACCTGGCCCAGCTGACCGGCGGCGACATCGGCTCGATGGTCACCGCCTGGTCCAACTCCGCCGTCGGCACCTTCGTCAGCCTCTGCGTGGCCCTGGCGATCATCAACGCCGGCATCGTGATGGTCATCCAGAACTCCCGCGTCCTGTTCGCCTCCGCCCGCGACAAGGCCTGGCCCGAGCCGGTCAACCAGGTCTTCGCCAGGCTCGGCCGCTTCGGCTCCCCCTGGGTCGCCACCCTCGCCGTCGGCATCCCCGGCGCCGCCCTCTGCTTCGTGAACCTCGACACCCTGTACGGCGTCACCGGTGTCTCGGTGACCGGCATGTACCTCCTCGTCGCGGTCGCCGCCCTCCTCGCCCGCCGAGGCCACCACAAGGCCACCCCCGCCTGGCGCATGCCCCTGTGGCCCGCCGTACCGGTCCTCCTCATCGCCGTCCTCGCCTACATCCTCACGCAGCAGGAGACGGGCTACCTCCTGTGGACCGGCGGCATCACCGCCGCCGCCACCCTGTACTGGGCCCTCTACCTGCGCCCCCGCCCCGACACCCGCTGGCTGGTCACCCTGCCCGAGGACGCACAGGCCTGAGCGGTCCCTATCCGCCGCCGGACCTGCGCCGACGCACCGGCAGCCACCACGCCGCATGGTCGACGGCATCCCTGAAGGCGAACAACCGGGCCGTCGTACGGCCCACCCGCCCGACCCGGACCGGCGCGCCGCTCCTCTCGAACGACGCGCCGATCTCGGCGAAGTCACCGTCGTCGAGGTCCACGTCCGAGTAACTCCACCAGGCCCGTTCCCCGCCGAGCCGGCATGCATCGTCTCCAGCCCGTGGGCGGCGGCGTGCTCGGCGATGCGTCCGGCGGTCCGCGCGATCACGTCCGGTGCCATGACCGTGGGCCGGCCGCGCCAGCTCCGGTCGGCGTGCTCGTACACGTAACAGTGGTCGCAGGCGAGGTCGCAGCGGCTGTGGACCTTGAGCACGAGCTGGTGCAACGGCCGCGTCGTGGGCCGTCCGACGCCGTCCTCAGATGCAGGACTGGAAGGTGACTGGCCAGTGTCCGTACTCATGACCCGGTTCTCCCTCGCCTTCCGGAGTCTTCGGCTCCTGGTTCGCGCCTCCGAGGCGGGAAGCGGTGCGATCAGGGCTCTTCTGCGGCGATGGCACTGCGTATCTCGACTTCGGCTGCTCGGAGGCAGTGAAGGATTCGCTCAGGGGTGTCTCCCACTGCGTCGATCACTCGTATACGGATGTACAGATTGTCCAGAGCGGCCAGTGCGGGCGGCGAGAAACGCGCGGCGTACAAACCGTCCCGGTTGGTCGTGACGCCGAGTGGGGTGCCGACGCCGAGCGCGTTCAGCTCGAAGTCCTTTCCCAGGCGCAGGCCCAGCGCCTCCAGCTCGGCGACGGTCGCCTCGTAGCCCTTCCACCGCACCTCGGCGGCCGGTACCGGTTGGCCCTTGGGCTGCACGTGGTAGGCGATGCTCTCCAGGGCCGCACTGTGCATCCCACCGTTCCGGATGCCCACGACCCAGGTGATCGCGCCGGTCGTCCCGGGGATGTCGCTGATCACCCGCCCGTTCCAACCGATGATCGGCCGGACGGTTCTCGCGAACTGGGCGCGGGCGAACACGAAGGCCAGCGACACGGCGAGAAGGCTGCAGAGCGCTTCCTGGTCGAGCAGGGTGAGCCGCCACGGCCAGTGCCCCGTGCGGGAGGGGGACAGGTTCGCCCGGATCAGTTCCCAGACCAGCATGACGATCAGCACGACGAGCAGGACGACCGGCGTGGTGAAGAGGGTCGGATTGCGGCGTACCCGGTGCTGACGGTCGTCGAGGTGCCCTGAACCCGGCAGAGCAGTGCCATCGGTCATGAAGGTGTTCTCCGCCTTCGTCCAGCGGGCGCTCGCTGCCGGTCAGTGTGGCAGGGTGACGCGGGGCTGAGAGGAGCATTTCCGGACACTTCGGAAGGTTGCTGCTGGGACGGGAGGGGTCGGCGTACCACGCCTGGTGTACGACGGCACCGCCCCGTACGCCCCCGGGAGGGCCCGGAGTTCGGTCTCCGGTCGACAACTTCCCGACAGGTTGACCCCGTACCGTTGAAGCATGGATCTTCGACTGCCCGGTCTGCGAGGACCACGGCGGCCGCGACGGCTTCTCGCCGCCGCGGCCGCCGTCGTCGTACTCGCCGGTGCCGGTACGTGGACGGCCGTCGCCGATGACGACGGCCGTCCGGCGGTGCGCCAGAGCGATCAGGTGATGTCCGTGGACGGCGTACGCCTGGACACCTCCTACTTCACCGCCGGCGGCTCCGGCCGGCGCCCCGCCGTCCTCCTCGGACACGGCTTCGGCGGCACCAAGGACGACGTACGGCAGCAGGCCGAGGACCTCGCCCGCGACGGGTACGCGGTCCTCACCTGGTCGGCGCGCGGCTTCGGCAAGTCCACCGGCAAGATCGGGCTGAACGACCCCAAGGGCGAGGTCGCCGACGTCTCGAAGCTGATCGACTGGCTCGCCGGCCGGCCCCAGGTGGAGCTGGACAAGAAGGGCGAC
It includes:
- the mmsA gene encoding CoA-acylating methylmalonate-semialdehyde dehydrogenase, which translates into the protein MTKIVNHWIGGKTVEGASGTFGPVTDPATGAVTTKVAFATVDEVDAAVAAAKDAYVSWGQSSLARRTEILFRFRALLDANRDAIAELITAEHGKVHSDALGEVARGLEIVDLACGINVQLKGELSTQVASRVDVSSIRQPLGVVAGITPFNFPAMVPMWMFPIAIATGNTFVLKPSEKDPSASIKIAELLAEAGLPDGVFNVVHGDKVAVDRLLEHPDVKAVSFVGSTPIARYIHTTASANHKRVQALGGAKNHMLVLPDADLDAAADAAVSAAYGSAGERCMAISAVVAVGAIGDELVEKIRERAEKIKIGPGNDPTSEMGPLITKVHRDKVASYVTGAAAEGAEVVLDGTGFTVDGFEDGHWIGISLLDKVPTSAKAYQDEIFGPVLCVLRVDTYEEGVALINSSPFGNGTAIFTRDGGAARRFQLEVEAGMVGVNVPIPVPVGYHSFGGWKDSLFGDHHIYGNDGTHFYTRGKVVTTRWPDPADAPAGVDLGFPRNH
- the iolD gene encoding 3D-(3,5/4)-trihydroxycyclohexane-1,2-dione acylhydrolase (decyclizing), which codes for MTTRLTVAQALVRFLAAQYTERDGHRQRLISATWGIFGHGNVAGLGQALIEYGDDMPFHQGRNEQSMVHAAVGYARQSNRLSTHAVTTSIGPGATNLVTGAALATVNHLPVLLLPGDIFATRVADPVLQQLEVPYAGDVSVNDSLRPVSKYFDRVTRPEALIPAALQAMRVLTDPVETGAVTLAMPQDVQAEAYDWPDEFFAERTWVVRRPGADPTELAEAVRVIRSARRPLIVAGGGVHHSRAEEALAEFAEATGIPVSSTQAGKGSLRYDHPQDVGGVGHTGTATADELARTADLVIGVGTRYTDFTTASNTLFQGDGVRFLNLNIASFDGHKLSGTPLIADARSGLQELTEALQMHGHRVADAYVAEYTEDKERWEQRVDACYEADEPDVRPTQPQVLGALDALADESDVIINAAGSLPGDLHKLWRARSRDQYHLEYGYSCMGYEIPAAIGVKMAAPERNVWALVGDGTYLMMPTEIVTAVQEGIAIKILLVQNHGYASIGGLSESVGGERFGTAYRFTSEDGTFTGAPLPVDLAANVASLGMRVLRAKTVRELREALAEARAADTPTCVYVETETADTVSGPPPAQAWWDVPVAETATRPSAVKARELYERHVSTRRRHL
- the iolB gene encoding 5-deoxy-glucuronate isomerase, which gives rise to MSNDLYVPKGTTADADHVLAIDPERAGWTYSSLRIIALEPGGSHTLTTGDSEWIVLPLEGGCTVQTDENEFQLLGRESVFASVTDFAYVPRDARVTIASGAGGRFALAGAKCERQLPARYGPAPEVPVEERGSGTQSRHVRNFASADAFDCDKLIAVEVITPGGNWSSYPPHKHDEHRPGEEAELEEIYYFEIDGPHGFGYQRVSPSREGGSDVLAEVRSGDAVLVPDGWHGPSIAQPGHAMYYLNVMAGPGETREWRICFHPDHTEGYR
- a CDS encoding AAC(3) family N-acetyltransferase; its protein translation is MDLDDGDFAEIGASFERSGAPVRVGRVGRTTARLFAFRDAVDHAAWWLPVRRRRSGGG
- a CDS encoding APC family permease — encoded protein: MTDTLRPAETALPEAPGSPQKLKRSIGVVGGTLLTLSCVTPASTLFVVVPDLFGSLGTATALTIAIGSLLCIAVAFCYSELGTLIPSAGGEYAMVSTMAGRLAGWLVFVLSLLVVMIVPPVIAMGTADYLAPVVHLDPSLAGAGVMLLATLAGLLDLRANAWITGVFLVLEVIAAAVVAVLGFAHGHRGAGSLVSMQVADGHGGTDTVTAMLVVSGLAIALFVTQGFSTAVYLSEELEHPRRNVARTVLATLAISSVIILVPVVAITFGASDLAQLTGGDIGSMVTAWSNSAVGTFVSLCVALAIINAGIVMVIQNSRVLFASARDKAWPEPVNQVFARLGRFGSPWVATLAVGIPGAALCFVNLDTLYGVTGVSVTGMYLLVAVAALLARRGHHKATPAWRMPLWPAVPVLLIAVLAYILTQQETGYLLWTGGITAAATLYWALYLRPRPDTRWLVTLPEDAQA